In Bacteroidales bacterium, a single genomic region encodes these proteins:
- a CDS encoding DNA-binding protein: protein MRISIIISLVAIMLASCNEGIDKSKQKSEKLDEIMNTLASGNQRKAKVLEATDAGTYTYVKLDDNGKIFWAAITARPIEVGQLYSYVEGMMVKDFESKQLGTTFDSVMFIQDFGNENGGHKDNLAKSVPHDHTKTSVQAGLKVEPAKNGITIAGIFSNKKMLEGTKVVVRGQVVKISQNIMKRHWIHIQDGTESEGSYDLTITSTLPVDFAVGDIVTFTGTLSVDKDFGSGYQYDAILEDATWQFNTSL from the coding sequence ATGCGAATTTCAATCATCATTTCATTGGTAGCAATAATGCTGGCTTCGTGCAACGAAGGAATTGACAAGTCAAAACAAAAAAGTGAAAAACTTGATGAAATCATGAACACTTTAGCTTCAGGAAATCAGCGAAAGGCCAAAGTTCTCGAAGCTACAGATGCCGGAACCTACACTTATGTTAAACTTGATGACAACGGCAAAATTTTTTGGGCTGCAATTACCGCCAGGCCGATTGAGGTCGGGCAACTTTATTCCTATGTAGAAGGAATGATGGTAAAAGATTTCGAAAGTAAACAACTGGGTACAACCTTCGACTCAGTGATGTTTATCCAGGATTTTGGAAATGAAAATGGTGGGCATAAAGATAACCTTGCCAAATCTGTTCCCCACGACCACACCAAAACTTCGGTGCAAGCGGGCTTAAAGGTTGAACCAGCAAAAAACGGAATTACCATTGCAGGAATTTTCAGCAATAAAAAAATGCTCGAGGGGACAAAAGTGGTCGTAAGAGGTCAGGTGGTGAAAATCAGTCAAAACATTATGAAACGTCACTGGATACATATTCAGGATGGGACTGAAAGTGAGGGCAGTTATGACCTGACCATTACATCAACATTGCCGGTGGATTTCGCAGTTGGCGATATTGTTACTTTTACAGGGACCTTAAGTGTTGATAAAGACTTTGGCTCAGGATACCAGTACGATGCTATCCTTGAAGATGCAACCTGGCAGTTCAACACTTCGTTATAG